In Gemmobacter sp. 24YEA27, a genomic segment contains:
- a CDS encoding 6,7-dimethyl-8-ribityllumazine synthase, which produces MTDNSSSKSPRIAFIRARWHSEIVDQALKGFTERAEKVLPGTGIDVFDVPGALEAPLVAKKLAKTGKYEGIVVAALVVDGGIYRHDFVAGAVVDGLVQVGLETEVPVYSVSLTPHNFQPVEVLEGFYHAHFVKKGAEAAEAVKAMRDLEAKING; this is translated from the coding sequence ATGACTGATAACTCCTCCTCCAAATCCCCGCGCATCGCGTTCATCCGTGCCCGCTGGCATTCTGAAATCGTCGATCAGGCGCTGAAAGGCTTTACCGAGCGTGCGGAGAAAGTGCTGCCCGGCACCGGGATCGACGTCTTTGACGTGCCCGGCGCGCTCGAGGCGCCGCTGGTGGCGAAAAAGCTCGCGAAAACCGGCAAATATGAAGGCATCGTGGTTGCGGCCCTGGTCGTCGATGGCGGCATCTACCGCCATGACTTCGTCGCCGGTGCGGTGGTGGACGGCCTGGTGCAGGTCGGGCTTGAGACCGAAGTGCCGGTCTATTCCGTCTCGCTGACGCCGCATAACTTCCAGCCGGTGGAAGTGCTGGAAGGCTTTTACCACGCGCATTTCGTCAAGAAAGGCGCCGAGGCCGCAGAAGCCGTCAAGGCGATGCGCGACCTCGAAGCCAAAATCAACGGCTGA
- a CDS encoding MerR family DNA-binding transcriptional regulator, with product MIDFAISTLHFYERKGLITSERPLANHRVFRREILMGASAWTNSPRLSFIHAANRREE from the coding sequence ATGATCGACTTCGCCATTTCCACGCTCCACTTCTATGAACGAAAGGGGCTGATCACCTCCGAGAGACCTTTAGCCAATCATCGGGTCTTTCGGCGTGAAATCCTGATGGGGGCCAGCGCGTGGACGAACAGTCCGCGTCTGTCCTTCATCCATGCCGCCAACCGCCGCGAGGAGTAA
- a CDS encoding DeoR/GlpR family DNA-binding transcription regulator — protein sequence MSEHKYLSDPIQDPRPDLLGSDAIPSDSRHARQIARRQLIAETVIAEGSMRIEDLTSRFGISLMTAHRDLDELAGRGLLRKMRGVVSAAPTSLIEASDLWRTSRQGAEKRAIAAMAAAELEPGQAAFFDDSTTVFEMVPHLTTRVPLTAITNSLTLMNALRSTPHITLLGLGGQLHNWCNAFLGPVTATSIRALRADLAFMSTAAITDGQAFHQSPEMTEIKRAMLDCADRRILLADHSKFTRRALHSMAGLRDFDLVIVDDGLDPTLASHLLREGVRLKLAPLAEGDPAM from the coding sequence ATGTCCGAGCATAAATACTTGTCAGATCCGATTCAGGATCCACGCCCCGATCTTCTGGGCAGCGATGCGATTCCGTCTGACAGCCGCCATGCCCGCCAGATCGCGCGGCGCCAGCTGATTGCAGAGACGGTGATCGCCGAGGGCTCGATGCGGATCGAGGATCTGACCTCGCGTTTCGGGATCAGCCTGATGACGGCGCATCGCGATCTCGATGAGCTCGCTGGTCGCGGGCTTTTGCGCAAGATGCGTGGTGTGGTTTCTGCTGCACCAACCAGCCTGATCGAGGCCTCGGATCTGTGGCGCACTTCCCGTCAGGGCGCCGAGAAACGCGCCATCGCCGCTATGGCCGCAGCAGAGCTGGAGCCGGGCCAGGCCGCGTTTTTCGATGACAGCACCACCGTATTCGAGATGGTGCCGCATCTGACCACCCGCGTGCCGCTGACCGCGATCACCAATTCCCTGACGCTGATGAATGCGCTGCGCTCTACGCCGCATATCACCCTGCTCGGCCTGGGCGGGCAGTTGCACAACTGGTGCAATGCCTTTCTCGGGCCGGTGACCGCGACCAGCATCCGCGCGCTCCGCGCCGATCTCGCCTTCATGTCCACCGCCGCGATCACCGATGGCCAGGCCTTTCACCAAAGCCCCGAGATGACCGAGATCAAGCGCGCCATGCTCGATTGCGCCGATCGCCGCATCCTGCTGGCCGATCATTCCAAATTCACCCGCCGGGCGCTGCATTCCATGGCGGGTTTGCGGGACTTCGACCTGGTGATTGTGGATGACGGACTGGACCCGACGCTGGCCAGCCATCTCCTGCGCGAAGGGGTGCGGTTAAAACTCGCGCCGCTCGCGGAGGGTGATCCGGCAATGTAA
- a CDS encoding efflux RND transporter periplasmic adaptor subunit, which yields MIKRLIIAVILLGIVVGGIVWFKFFRDEMIAQFLGGMVPPPVAVNAEPVQPVTWEPGIDAIGTSLSRQGVDLAIESGGLIRAVQFAANDKVTEGQMMILIDDDSEKAQLGSAEAALKVARAEESRARTLSDRGVGAATTLESAEAQVESAAAQVAIAQTALDRKTLKAPFAGVIGIPRVEVGQYVSAGEIYATLQDLSRMRVDFSVPEQQLAVLKMGGAVTVTSEVGDFSATGTITGIEPRVDPNTRMVSVRAEVENLSGGLVPGQFLRVRITLPKEEGVIAVPQTAVSSSLYGDTIYVIQDGETAEEQKVEQVFVKLGRRAGGRIEVTEGIKAGDLIVTSGQNRLTSGARVRVDNSVDLMPKAETQAE from the coding sequence ATGATCAAGCGGCTCATAATTGCAGTCATTCTTTTGGGAATAGTCGTCGGCGGAATCGTCTGGTTCAAGTTCTTTCGTGACGAGATGATTGCGCAGTTCCTCGGGGGGATGGTGCCGCCGCCGGTCGCGGTCAATGCCGAACCGGTGCAGCCGGTGACATGGGAGCCGGGCATCGACGCCATCGGCACTTCGCTGTCGCGCCAGGGGGTCGATCTGGCAATTGAGAGCGGTGGTCTGATCCGCGCGGTGCAATTTGCCGCCAATGACAAGGTCACCGAAGGTCAGATGATGATCCTGATCGACGATGACAGCGAGAAGGCGCAGCTCGGATCTGCCGAGGCGGCGCTCAAAGTCGCCCGCGCCGAGGAAAGCCGCGCCCGCACCCTGTCGGATCGCGGTGTCGGTGCCGCGACCACGCTGGAAAGCGCCGAGGCCCAGGTCGAAAGTGCTGCGGCGCAGGTGGCGATTGCGCAGACCGCGCTTGACCGCAAGACCCTGAAAGCCCCCTTCGCCGGGGTGATCGGCATCCCGCGGGTCGAGGTCGGGCAATATGTCTCGGCCGGCGAAATCTATGCGACACTGCAGGATCTCAGCCGGATGCGGGTCGATTTCTCGGTTCCTGAACAACAGCTTGCCGTTCTGAAGATGGGCGGCGCGGTGACTGTCACTTCAGAGGTCGGCGATTTTTCCGCCACCGGCACGATCACCGGCATCGAGCCGCGCGTTGACCCGAATACCCGCATGGTTTCGGTTCGGGCCGAGGTCGAAAACCTCTCGGGCGGGCTGGTTCCGGGGCAGTTCCTGCGCGTCCGCATCACGCTTCCGAAAGAGGAAGGCGTGATCGCGGTGCCGCAAACGGCGGTCAGCTCTTCGCTTTATGGCGATACGATCTATGTGATCCAGGACGGCGAGACGGCGGAAGAGCAGAAGGTCGAGCAGGTCTTCGTGAAGCTTGGTCGCCGCGCCGGCGGCCGGATCGAGGTCACCGAAGGGATCAAGGCGGGAGACCTGATCGTGACCTCGGGTCAGAACCGTCTGACCTCGGGCGCGCGGGTCAGGGTCGACAATTCTGTCGATCTGATGCCCAAAGCCGAAACCCAGGCCGAATAA
- a CDS encoding FAD-dependent oxidoreductase: protein MTDIQDIDVLILGAGVNGAGTFRDLAEQGVSVVIADKGDFSSGTSAAPSRLIHGGIKYLETGEFGLVAQSTLERNLLLRNAPHAVHPLHTVIPIFSWFKGIPAAIRTLFGSTTAPRSRGRC, encoded by the coding sequence ATGACTGACATACAAGATATTGACGTGCTGATCCTCGGTGCCGGGGTCAATGGCGCCGGTACCTTCCGCGACCTCGCGGAACAGGGCGTGAGCGTGGTGATCGCGGATAAGGGCGATTTCAGCTCGGGCACCTCGGCGGCGCCGTCGCGGCTGATCCATGGCGGGATCAAATACCTTGAGACGGGTGAATTCGGCCTGGTTGCGCAGTCGACGCTGGAGCGCAACCTGCTGCTCAGAAACGCGCCACATGCGGTGCATCCGCTGCATACGGTGATCCCGATCTTTTCATGGTTCAAAGGCATTCCGGCGGCGATACGGACGCTGTTCGGATCGACCACCGCGCCCCGGTCGCGGGGGCGGTGCTGA
- a CDS encoding FAD-dependent oxidoreductase yields the protein MKIGLSLYDFYGAKRRVMPKHSLWSKTRALKEIPPLTPKIVAAGTYYDATVRMPERLVLELLMDGKRANPNAEVLNYTTGLVVEGDVIRLTAADGTSRAFRPRIVLNAGGPWIDRVNAQLGLTTKLIGGTKGSHILLDHPGVIAALKGRMIYFEADDGRICLVFDYLGRALVGSTDIRAADPDDVRCEEDEIDYFMQAIASLLPGLSFSKDQIVYAYAGIRPLPASDAANPGLISRDHSAPVIEAEGARTWPVISLVGGKWTTFRGFSEEVADVVLKRLGQPRKVSTQDLAIGGGRDYPADQPAWVAQVASETGAGQGRVKALFARYGTTARAVAKAEGSRPITLSDAPDYSLQELGWIIRNEQVVHLDDLVKRRTALSVTGVLTDASLEQAAGVAAAALNWDEARRAMEVERAREDLKSRNRLRLK from the coding sequence ATGAAAATCGGCCTCAGCCTATATGATTTTTACGGTGCAAAACGCCGGGTGATGCCGAAGCACAGCCTCTGGTCGAAAACGCGCGCGCTGAAGGAAATCCCGCCGCTGACGCCGAAGATCGTCGCGGCAGGCACCTATTATGACGCGACGGTGCGGATGCCGGAACGCCTGGTGCTGGAACTGCTGATGGATGGCAAACGCGCCAATCCAAATGCCGAGGTGCTGAACTACACGACCGGTCTTGTGGTCGAAGGTGATGTAATCCGCCTGACCGCAGCGGACGGCACCTCGCGTGCCTTCCGCCCGAGGATCGTATTGAACGCAGGCGGCCCCTGGATTGACCGGGTCAATGCGCAGCTGGGGCTGACCACAAAACTGATCGGCGGCACCAAGGGCTCGCATATCCTGCTGGATCACCCCGGAGTCATTGCCGCGCTGAAGGGCCGGATGATCTATTTCGAGGCCGATGACGGGCGGATCTGCCTTGTCTTCGACTATCTTGGCCGGGCGCTGGTGGGGTCGACCGATATCCGCGCGGCGGATCCGGATGATGTGCGCTGCGAAGAGGACGAGATCGACTATTTCATGCAGGCGATTGCCTCGCTGCTGCCTGGGCTGAGTTTCTCGAAGGATCAGATCGTCTATGCCTATGCCGGGATCCGGCCACTGCCGGCCTCGGATGCGGCAAATCCCGGGTTGATCAGCCGCGACCATTCGGCGCCGGTGATCGAAGCCGAAGGCGCGCGGACCTGGCCGGTGATTTCGCTGGTGGGCGGCAAATGGACCACTTTCCGGGGCTTTTCGGAAGAAGTGGCCGATGTGGTGCTGAAACGGCTCGGGCAGCCGCGGAAAGTGTCAACGCAGGATCTCGCCATTGGTGGCGGGCGCGACTATCCGGCGGATCAACCGGCCTGGGTGGCGCAGGTCGCAAGCGAGACCGGTGCCGGCCAGGGCAGGGTGAAGGCGCTGTTCGCGCGGTATGGCACAACGGCGCGCGCGGTGGCAAAGGCCGAAGGGTCGCGCCCGATCACGCTTTCGGATGCGCCGGATTATTCCCTGCAGGAACTGGGCTGGATCATCCGCAACGAACAGGTCGTGCATCTGGATGACCTGGTCAAACGCCGCACGGCGCTCTCGGTGACCGGTGTGCTGACCGATGCCAGTCTTGAACAGGCGGCGGGCGTGGCTGCCGCCGCGCTCAACTGGGATGAGGCGCGGCGGGCCATGGAAGTAGAGCGGGCGCGGGAGGATCTTAAATCCCGCAACCGCCTGCGGCTGAAATGA
- a CDS encoding DeoR/GlpR family DNA-binding transcription regulator has product MSSAAGKPGRRDEIAALVIEKGEVRIDDLVQAFGVSRMTIHRHIEDLARQGVLRKLHGAVSAQPSGVYESLIAWRETHAAGAKAALARAALAEIQPGQAVILDDSTTVAALGPHLGQIDPLTVITNSLGMMQRLSAPEGPQLIALGGDYHPTYNAFIGHLCETALAGLRANLVICSASGVSGAVALIQDARAVRVKQAMLKAAARRVLLLDHTKFGKLALHRFADLTEFDAVYVDRGLAPDTERDLRAAGVPLILVDEND; this is encoded by the coding sequence ATGAGCAGCGCGGCAGGCAAACCGGGTCGCCGCGACGAGATCGCAGCGCTGGTGATCGAGAAAGGCGAGGTCCGGATCGACGATCTGGTCCAGGCTTTCGGCGTCTCGCGCATGACGATCCACCGCCATATCGAGGATCTCGCGCGGCAGGGGGTTTTGCGCAAGCTGCATGGCGCGGTCTCGGCCCAGCCTTCGGGCGTCTATGAAAGCCTGATCGCCTGGCGCGAGACCCATGCCGCCGGCGCGAAAGCCGCGCTGGCCCGCGCCGCGCTGGCGGAAATCCAGCCGGGCCAGGCGGTGATCCTTGACGACAGCACCACGGTCGCCGCGCTTGGGCCCCATCTGGGCCAGATCGACCCGCTGACGGTGATCACCAACAGCCTTGGCATGATGCAGCGCCTTTCTGCCCCCGAGGGGCCGCAGCTGATCGCTTTGGGCGGCGATTATCACCCGACCTATAACGCCTTTATCGGCCATCTGTGCGAGACCGCGCTGGCCGGGCTGCGGGCAAATCTTGTGATCTGTTCTGCCTCGGGCGTTTCAGGGGCGGTCGCCCTGATCCAGGACGCGCGGGCGGTGCGGGTCAAACAGGCGATGCTGAAAGCGGCGGCGCGGCGCGTCCTGCTGCTGGACCATACCAAATTCGGCAAACTGGCGCTGCACCGCTTTGCCGATCTCACCGAATTCGACGCGGTCTATGTGGATCGCGGCCTTGCCCCCGACACGGAACGCGATTTGCGTGCGGCGGGTGTCCCCCTGATCCTGGTGGATGAGAATGACTGA
- a CDS encoding pilus assembly protein TadG-related protein: MIRFPHIGALRRWLADTTGSVTIFFVVIFPILMLIGGLATDAVRLNAQKRYTQSQADLAAQSAARFLPDPVKVRAIARKVVAVNTLYGEIELQNSDILLGSYSAQGGFVPHANQASPTGASAVMVKVPSRYHPLLLGPVMRDENVVIRRSAVAGQQAVVVFTLRNRLLGVNTRKAILDPVLSGLGIGLNVPVLSYEGLANTRVKVEDLLSLVSLGLATEVFTFNDVLHLPLTGPRLFTGLVQAGGLPAGALPAAAHGGQPVTLAEVMNISPGLLNARIGDVLPDVTVNAFDLVMAFLGLAADPKQRLDIGTGLNLGPLANVGLKIGLVRPPVIGIGRIGDTPPPRASVSQVDVALGADTINAGNTALLRVALNVGLGTADAVALSLNCGATQPADQLALFRAETAPVELALRVGLLDSRANVAPADMNRVKLARGLRMCRSASTSSASRCRCATR, from the coding sequence ATGATCCGTTTTCCACATATTGGCGCCCTGCGCCGCTGGCTTGCCGATACCACCGGCAGCGTGACGATCTTTTTCGTGGTGATCTTTCCGATCCTGATGCTGATCGGTGGCCTGGCAACAGATGCCGTGCGGCTCAATGCGCAGAAACGCTATACCCAGTCTCAGGCTGACCTGGCCGCCCAAAGCGCGGCGCGGTTCCTGCCCGATCCGGTGAAGGTGCGCGCCATTGCCCGCAAAGTGGTGGCGGTGAACACGCTCTATGGTGAGATCGAATTGCAAAATTCGGATATCCTGCTCGGCAGCTACAGCGCGCAAGGCGGGTTTGTGCCACATGCGAACCAGGCCAGTCCGACCGGCGCCAGCGCGGTGATGGTAAAGGTGCCCTCGCGCTACCATCCGCTGCTTCTTGGCCCGGTCATGCGCGATGAGAATGTGGTGATCAGGCGCTCGGCCGTGGCGGGGCAACAGGCTGTGGTGGTCTTCACGCTGCGCAACCGCCTGCTCGGGGTGAACACCCGCAAAGCGATCCTCGATCCGGTGCTCTCTGGCCTTGGGATCGGGCTGAACGTGCCGGTTCTCAGCTATGAAGGGCTGGCGAATACCAGGGTCAAAGTCGAGGATCTCCTGTCACTGGTCTCGCTTGGTCTTGCAACCGAGGTCTTCACCTTTAACGATGTGCTGCATTTGCCCCTGACAGGGCCGCGCCTTTTTACCGGACTCGTCCAGGCCGGAGGTCTGCCGGCGGGCGCCCTGCCAGCGGCGGCGCATGGCGGTCAGCCGGTGACCCTCGCCGAAGTGATGAACATCTCGCCCGGCCTGTTGAACGCCAGGATCGGGGATGTGCTGCCGGATGTAACGGTGAATGCCTTTGATCTGGTGATGGCCTTCCTCGGTCTTGCCGCCGATCCCAAACAGCGGCTGGATATTGGCACCGGGCTCAATCTCGGGCCGCTGGCCAATGTCGGGCTGAAGATCGGCCTTGTGCGCCCGCCGGTGATTGGCATTGGCCGGATCGGAGACACCCCGCCGCCACGTGCCTCGGTGTCGCAGGTCGATGTGGCGCTTGGCGCAGATACGATCAACGCCGGGAATACCGCACTCTTGCGGGTCGCTCTGAATGTGGGCCTGGGGACGGCAGACGCCGTCGCGCTCAGCCTCAATTGCGGGGCGACTCAGCCCGCGGATCAGCTCGCACTCTTTCGGGCCGAGACCGCGCCGGTCGAGCTTGCACTCAGGGTCGGGCTGCTCGATTCCCGTGCCAATGTCGCACCCGCAGATATGAACCGTGTCAAGCTGGCGCGCGGGTTAAGGATGTGCCGATCCGCCTCGACCAGTTCCGCAAGCCGGTGCCGGTGCGCAACCCGCTGA
- a CDS encoding TerC family protein yields the protein MSDPAAWAGLATLIVLEIVLGIDNLVFIAVLADKLPAHQRDRARIIGLSLALIMRFVLLASIAWIVTLQSNLFTIFGHGFSGRDLILIFGGLFLLFKGTMELHERLEGHSGQKEGSVVQVAFWQVLLQIVVLDAVFSLDSVITAVGMVQHLSIMYIAVLVAMAVMLLMSKTLMNFVSKHPTVVILCLGFLMMIGFSLIVEGFGFHIPKGYLYAAIGFSVGIEALNQIGRANRERYITSGDLRDRTAEAVLRLLGGRKGEDLGGTADVIADRSAEQALFAQEEKEMIQGVLGLTDRPATSVMTPRNEIDWIDLDSDEAKIREQILDQKHSRFLIARGSLDEFSGVALARDLMRDLLTDGHISVERSVREPLVLHESVSVLRLMEQLRRAPVQLAVIVDEFGSLEGIVTPTDVLEAIAGDFPDEDEAPLTEERAEDGSWLVDGWMDIRRASALFEADLEDETERYSTLAGYILWRHGNMPVEGEKLEFDGLEFEIVAMNGRAIDKVRVRRSEAA from the coding sequence ATGTCTGACCCGGCCGCCTGGGCCGGCCTCGCGACACTGATCGTTCTTGAGATCGTCCTGGGGATCGACAACCTCGTCTTCATTGCCGTCCTCGCCGACAAGCTGCCCGCGCATCAGCGCGACCGCGCCCGCATTATCGGCCTGTCGCTGGCTTTGATCATGCGTTTTGTACTGCTGGCCTCGATCGCCTGGATCGTGACGCTGCAGTCAAACCTGTTCACCATATTCGGACATGGTTTCTCGGGGCGCGATCTCATCCTGATCTTCGGCGGTCTGTTCCTGCTGTTCAAAGGAACAATGGAGCTGCATGAGCGGCTGGAGGGGCATTCCGGCCAAAAAGAGGGGTCTGTCGTCCAGGTCGCCTTCTGGCAGGTCCTTTTGCAGATCGTGGTGCTGGATGCGGTGTTTTCGCTGGATTCGGTGATCACCGCCGTCGGCATGGTTCAGCATCTTTCCATCATGTATATCGCCGTGCTGGTCGCGATGGCGGTCATGCTGCTGATGTCGAAGACGCTGATGAATTTCGTCTCAAAACACCCGACCGTGGTCATTCTCTGCCTTGGCTTCCTTATGATGATCGGTTTCTCGCTGATTGTTGAGGGTTTCGGCTTCCACATCCCGAAGGGCTATCTCTATGCCGCCATCGGCTTCTCGGTGGGGATCGAGGCGCTGAACCAGATCGGCCGCGCCAATCGCGAACGCTACATCACCTCGGGCGACCTGCGCGACCGCACGGCCGAGGCGGTGTTGCGGCTTCTGGGCGGGCGTAAGGGCGAGGATCTGGGCGGCACAGCGGATGTGATCGCCGACCGCTCGGCCGAGCAGGCCCTGTTCGCGCAGGAAGAGAAAGAGATGATCCAGGGTGTTCTGGGTCTCACCGACCGGCCTGCGACCTCGGTGATGACACCAAGGAACGAGATCGACTGGATCGATCTCGACTCCGACGAGGCGAAGATCCGCGAACAGATCCTCGATCAGAAGCATTCCCGTTTCCTGATCGCACGCGGCAGCCTCGATGAGTTTTCAGGCGTGGCGCTGGCGCGTGATCTGATGCGCGATCTGCTGACGGATGGTCATATCAGTGTCGAGCGTTCGGTGCGAGAACCGCTGGTGCTGCATGAAAGCGTCTCGGTGCTGCGCCTGATGGAGCAGCTGCGCCGGGCCCCGGTGCAGCTTGCCGTGATCGTTGACGAATTCGGATCTCTCGAAGGGATCGTCACCCCCACCGATGTGCTGGAGGCGATTGCCGGCGACTTCCCCGACGAGGATGAAGCGCCTCTGACCGAGGAACGCGCCGAGGATGGGTCCTGGCTGGTCGATGGCTGGATGGATATCCGCCGCGCGAGCGCGCTGTTCGAGGCCGATCTCGAGGATGAAACCGAGCGCTATTCGACCCTTGCCGGCTATATCCTCTGGCGGCATGGCAATATGCCGGTCGAAGGAGAAAAGCTGGAATTCGACGGGCTGGAATTCGAGATCGTCGCGATGAATGGCCGCGCCATAGACAAGGTCCGCGTCCGCCGGTCTGAAGCGGCGTGA
- a CDS encoding efflux RND transporter permease subunit → MASGLFIVVQNSMSFDAPQVRVTIDRDRAANLGVSVSDIGTTLGLLVGGGAVAQFDRDSNSYDIVTQVPSEWRDNPERLNDFFVRSSSGAMLPLSAVINLAPGVAASSIEQFNQLNSATLSAMAMPGVSSGTALAKLEEIAAEVLPDGFFIDYSGQSRLEKTEGNTIMLAFGAAIIVIYLVLAAQFESFRDPFIIMMSVPLSIFGALLPLYMGASTLNIYTQVGLITLIGLITKHGILMVEFANQQREDHGLSRRAAIVAAAKTRLRPILMTTAAMALAVVPLIIAEGAGAAARQAMGLVIFTGLLIGTLFTLFVVPMFYTLISRSDAAYALHKRQVEQQFGSSPAH, encoded by the coding sequence ATGGCCAGCGGCCTCTTCATCGTCGTGCAGAACTCGATGTCGTTTGACGCACCCCAGGTGCGGGTGACGATTGACCGCGACCGCGCCGCCAATCTTGGCGTTTCGGTCTCGGATATCGGCACCACGCTTGGCCTCCTGGTCGGTGGCGGCGCAGTGGCGCAGTTTGACCGCGACTCGAACAGCTATGATATCGTGACCCAGGTCCCGTCTGAATGGCGCGACAACCCCGAGCGGCTGAATGACTTTTTCGTCCGGTCCTCTTCGGGCGCGATGCTGCCTTTGTCTGCGGTGATCAATCTTGCCCCGGGCGTCGCAGCCTCGTCGATCGAGCAGTTCAACCAGCTTAACTCGGCCACGCTGTCGGCAATGGCGATGCCCGGCGTGTCCAGCGGCACCGCACTGGCAAAGCTTGAAGAGATTGCCGCAGAGGTCCTGCCGGATGGCTTCTTCATCGACTATTCCGGCCAGTCGCGGCTGGAAAAGACCGAAGGCAATACGATCATGCTGGCCTTCGGGGCGGCAATCATCGTGATCTACCTGGTTCTGGCCGCGCAGTTCGAAAGCTTCCGCGATCCCTTCATCATCATGATGTCGGTGCCACTGTCGATTTTCGGCGCGCTTTTGCCGCTGTATATGGGGGCGAGCACGCTCAACATCTACACTCAGGTGGGTCTGATCACACTGATAGGTCTGATCACGAAACACGGGATCCTGATGGTGGAATTCGCCAACCAGCAGCGCGAGGATCACGGGCTGTCGCGGCGCGCAGCAATTGTCGCGGCGGCGAAAACCCGTCTGCGCCCGATCCTGATGACCACTGCGGCCATGGCTCTGGCCGTGGTGCCGCTGATCATCGCGGAAGGCGCGGGGGCCGCGGCGCGGCAGGCGATGGGTCTGGTGATCTTCACCGGCCTGTTGATCGGGACGCTCTTCACCCTCTTTGTGGTGCCGATGTTCTACACGCTGATCTCGCGCTCAGATGCCGCTTACGCCTTGCACAAACGGCAGGTGGAGCAGCAATTCGGGTCCAGCCCGGCACATTGA
- a CDS encoding glycosyl hydrolase family 8, translating to MNRRSFLGAGLGAALVMPLLPHTAMASVSPFAPDHPLQESWRAWKALCLAPDGRVVDGFQGDASHSEGQGYGLTLAALFGDDAAVTQIIRWTETNLAIREDALLAWRWRPDATPHVTDRNNASDGDLFYAWGLSLAAPLSDSKARLARAVAIAGDLARRCSAPCPDGSGRLILLPGTSGFRRDEGIVVNPSYYMARALRDLAALASLPDLARLAADGDTLIAALAARGPVPDWVMVTAQGVAPAPQPFSGVSGYEAVRVPLFALWSDQPQSPAVRAYASRMAAAGDAGGVATVFDTAGTGVFERSAHPGYAALGALADCVTSNAVGSVMPGFTDDQPYYPATLHLMALVVQASSFQRCVPI from the coding sequence ATGAACCGCAGGTCCTTTCTTGGCGCAGGATTGGGGGCAGCGCTTGTGATGCCGCTTTTACCGCATACCGCCATGGCCAGCGTCAGCCCCTTTGCACCGGATCATCCGTTACAGGAAAGCTGGCGGGCCTGGAAAGCCCTCTGCCTTGCGCCGGACGGTCGGGTGGTCGACGGTTTTCAGGGCGATGCCAGCCATTCCGAAGGCCAGGGCTATGGGCTGACCCTTGCCGCGCTGTTCGGCGATGATGCGGCGGTGACGCAGATCATCCGCTGGACCGAAACCAATCTCGCCATCCGCGAGGATGCGCTGCTGGCCTGGCGCTGGCGGCCCGATGCCACCCCGCATGTCACGGATCGCAACAATGCAAGTGACGGCGATCTTTTCTACGCCTGGGGACTGAGCCTTGCGGCACCGCTGAGCGACAGTAAGGCCCGTCTTGCGCGCGCGGTGGCCATTGCTGGCGATCTGGCGCGGCGCTGCAGCGCCCCCTGTCCGGACGGGTCCGGCAGGCTGATCCTTCTGCCCGGAACAAGTGGTTTCCGGCGCGATGAAGGGATTGTCGTCAACCCCTCCTATTACATGGCACGGGCATTGCGCGACCTTGCAGCACTCGCCTCGCTGCCCGACCTTGCCCGGCTGGCCGCGGATGGCGACACGCTGATCGCGGCGCTGGCCGCGCGCGGCCCGGTGCCGGACTGGGTCATGGTAACGGCTCAGGGCGTGGCCCCGGCGCCGCAACCCTTTTCCGGGGTTTCGGGCTACGAGGCGGTGCGGGTTCCGCTTTTCGCGCTCTGGTCGGATCAGCCGCAAAGCCCGGCGGTGCGCGCCTATGCGTCGCGGATGGCGGCGGCGGGGGATGCTGGCGGCGTTGCCACGGTTTTCGATACCGCCGGCACTGGCGTTTTTGAACGCAGCGCCCATCCCGGCTATGCAGCACTTGGTGCGCTGGCCGATTGCGTGACCAGCAATGCGGTCGGCTCGGTGATGCCCGGCTTTACCGACGATCAGCCCTATTATCCGGCCACGCTGCATCTGATGGCGCTGGTCGTCCAGGCCTCCAGCTTTCAAAGATGTGTGCCGATATGA